In Treponema primitia ZAS-2, a genomic segment contains:
- a CDS encoding ABC transporter substrate-binding protein, whose product MLNRLSTKWMLSGFLMIIIVLFSLSACSDSKSSGQSDSQVKGGAVVYRDTLNVAIASEATSYDTHRDQGNSPKMVGDGQVFEKLVTLNAAGEVVPELAESWTVSPDGREITFYLRKGVKFHDGTELTAIDAATSMNRWIRYFGIATTLAKEARFVEVDRYTLKINLPNPAAAFVDILAGAAQPATVTTAASNENLDVNGFWKEYIGTGPYKFVEWVQNQYILLEKFDDYVPYGDPDVLADGKAGYKYGFLKKIYYWYVPDPITRVMGLETGQYDAIFALSVDDEDRVKNNPDLEVVPALNGIAYMQVNKKQGPLKDVNLRKAINYMLNNEDLLLAQMGTHYVLDSSYMNRPQYWYSTAGSQYYNQQDLVKAREYLAKSNYRGEPIRINSSNAMATVLQRQLIDFGLNAQLIAGDSAASSSIAPDPSKWELTIGTQVIHPIPVIKPFLDANARGWADDETLQNYITEFYAQPTKEEAKAVWDKIQLYCWEEYIPTFLIGHQDNLYAWNKKLEGVVTKEGIFFWNAKIRQ is encoded by the coding sequence ATGTTGAATCGTTTATCCACTAAGTGGATGCTTTCAGGTTTTTTGATGATAATTATAGTTCTTTTTTCGTTAAGTGCCTGCTCGGATTCCAAATCCTCAGGGCAGTCTGATAGTCAGGTAAAGGGTGGAGCGGTTGTTTACCGGGACACCTTAAATGTTGCTATTGCATCGGAAGCAACCTCATACGATACCCACCGGGATCAGGGTAATTCGCCAAAAATGGTGGGTGATGGACAGGTTTTTGAAAAGCTTGTTACCCTTAATGCTGCGGGAGAAGTTGTACCCGAACTTGCTGAAAGCTGGACGGTATCTCCTGACGGTAGGGAGATTACCTTCTATCTCCGTAAGGGGGTTAAGTTCCATGACGGTACGGAACTTACGGCTATCGACGCAGCAACCTCAATGAACCGGTGGATACGTTATTTCGGTATTGCAACGACTCTGGCAAAAGAGGCTCGGTTTGTAGAGGTAGATAGGTATACTCTTAAAATTAACCTGCCTAATCCGGCGGCCGCCTTTGTTGATATTCTTGCCGGTGCGGCCCAGCCTGCAACGGTTACTACCGCAGCCTCCAACGAAAACCTTGATGTGAATGGATTTTGGAAAGAGTATATTGGCACCGGTCCCTATAAATTTGTAGAATGGGTTCAGAATCAGTATATACTGTTGGAAAAATTTGATGACTATGTTCCCTATGGAGACCCCGATGTACTTGCTGATGGTAAGGCCGGTTATAAATATGGGTTTCTTAAGAAAATTTATTATTGGTATGTTCCCGATCCGATAACAAGGGTTATGGGCCTGGAAACCGGTCAGTATGATGCTATTTTTGCGCTCTCCGTAGATGACGAAGACCGGGTTAAAAATAATCCTGATCTGGAAGTTGTTCCTGCCTTGAACGGAATCGCCTATATGCAGGTTAATAAAAAACAAGGTCCTCTCAAGGATGTCAATCTTAGAAAGGCCATCAACTATATGCTGAATAACGAAGACTTGTTGCTGGCTCAGATGGGGACTCACTATGTACTGGATTCATCTTATATGAACAGGCCTCAGTATTGGTATAGCACCGCAGGTTCGCAGTATTATAATCAGCAGGATCTTGTTAAGGCCAGGGAGTATCTTGCAAAATCTAATTATCGGGGTGAGCCTATCCGCATTAATTCCAGCAATGCCATGGCTACAGTATTGCAGCGGCAGCTCATTGATTTTGGCTTGAATGCCCAGCTTATTGCCGGTGACAGTGCTGCCAGCTCTTCCATTGCGCCGGACCCTAGTAAATGGGAGCTTACCATTGGAACCCAGGTCATTCATCCTATTCCGGTTATTAAACCCTTCTTGGATGCAAACGCACGGGGCTGGGCGGACGATGAAACTTTGCAGAATTATATCACAGAATTCTACGCTCAGCCTACCAAAGAAGAAGCCAAGGCCGTGTGGGACAAAATACAGCTTTACTGCTGGGAGGAATATATTCCTACTTTCCTCATTGGGCATCAGGATAATCTCTATGCCTGGAATAAAAAACTGGAAGGGGTAGTAACCAAAGAGGGAATTTTCTTTTGGAATGCCAAGATCAGGCAGTAG
- a CDS encoding class I SAM-dependent rRNA methyltransferase, which produces MKRIILKPGEEGRIRAGHPWVYDNEVGKTLSGPGDAPPAVLVPGEIADVESSRKEYLGRALVNPNSKIIARIYSPSKEGMDKGFFKRRIREAINRRFTAGLDLCRESARLVFAEADFLPGLIIDRFTGWPLEEAESRIPERPLSFEALESALGSPRSWLAVQFLVYGMDSRREDILSALDETLGAALGPNWDITLGKPEGIIEKSAEKMRELEGFPLREDLVWGSYPAGGIVIFEKGLPFVVHPGEGQKTGHFLDQRDNRLRAASFAAVGGNAAEGSAGARVLDACAYTGGFGIHAARAGAASVTCVDVSAAALETLRENAALNGVGDRITTLEADVFEYLRACDRQNEKFDLIILDPPAFAKSRSALEGALRGYKEINLSAIKLLNPGGVLVSCSCSHALDESRFKRMITEAAADAERRLIQLDFRYQGPDHPVLVGYDESLYLKCGFYRVI; this is translated from the coding sequence ATGAAACGAATCATTTTAAAACCCGGTGAAGAGGGCCGTATACGAGCCGGCCATCCCTGGGTCTACGATAACGAAGTTGGGAAAACTCTCTCCGGCCCCGGCGATGCTCCCCCCGCAGTTTTAGTACCCGGGGAAATCGCCGATGTGGAAAGTTCCCGCAAGGAATACCTGGGCCGGGCCCTGGTAAACCCCAATTCAAAGATCATCGCTCGGATCTACAGCCCTTCCAAAGAGGGGATGGACAAGGGTTTCTTCAAGCGCAGAATCCGTGAGGCCATAAACCGCCGTTTTACTGCTGGCCTTGACCTCTGCCGGGAATCGGCCCGGCTGGTCTTCGCCGAGGCGGACTTCCTGCCGGGGCTTATCATCGACCGTTTTACAGGTTGGCCCCTTGAGGAAGCTGAATCCCGTATACCGGAGCGGCCTCTCAGTTTTGAGGCCCTCGAATCCGCGCTGGGTTCGCCCCGGTCCTGGTTGGCGGTACAGTTTTTGGTTTACGGCATGGATAGCCGCCGGGAGGATATCCTCTCAGCCCTTGATGAAACGCTGGGGGCGGCTCTGGGCCCGAATTGGGATATCACCCTGGGAAAGCCTGAAGGTATAATTGAGAAGTCCGCAGAAAAGATGCGGGAACTGGAGGGGTTTCCCCTGCGCGAGGACCTTGTCTGGGGCAGCTATCCCGCCGGGGGTATAGTAATATTTGAAAAGGGCCTTCCCTTTGTTGTCCACCCCGGGGAGGGGCAGAAGACCGGGCATTTTCTGGACCAGCGGGATAACCGTCTGCGGGCCGCAAGCTTTGCCGCAGTCGGTGGTAACGCCGCTGAGGGAAGCGCCGGGGCGCGGGTCCTGGACGCCTGCGCCTATACCGGGGGCTTTGGCATACACGCCGCCCGGGCCGGCGCCGCCTCGGTAACCTGCGTGGATGTGTCCGCGGCAGCCCTGGAAACGCTGCGGGAAAACGCCGCCCTGAATGGGGTAGGGGACAGAATTACTACCCTAGAGGCGGATGTGTTTGAATACCTCCGGGCCTGTGACCGGCAAAATGAAAAGTTCGATCTTATCATTCTGGATCCGCCGGCTTTCGCAAAATCCCGGTCCGCCTTAGAAGGCGCCCTGCGGGGTTACAAGGAAATAAACCTAAGCGCAATAAAACTGCTCAATCCCGGTGGTGTCCTGGTGAGCTGTTCCTGCAGCCATGCCCTGGATGAGAGCCGCTTTAAGCGTATGATAACCGAGGCCGCTGCCGATGCGGAGCGTAGGCTCATACAATTGGATTTCCGTTATCAAGGGCCGGACCACCCGGTGCTGGTGGGGTACGACGAGTCTTTGTACCTTAAGTGCGGATTTTATAGGGTGATATAA
- the ppk1 gene encoding polyphosphate kinase 1, translated as MTSGNNLSDKDTNILRSSLPTAHFFNRDLSWIDFNGRVLEEGLRQDLPPLDRFWYFSIFSSNFDGFFMVRVAAMKQALRAGAGPDPSGLRPEEQLSKTAEKTRSMILRQYDCLQNELFPLLAREGLELVRPDTYSITQMDYLESYFLGQVYPILTPLRIEADEKLPFISGNDLNVAFLMEPEQADGEAEDHIAIIQLPHALDRIIWLPRDTSTDSSPDGLPDSVSRTCWALLEDLVLTWGAYLFPGYRVKETMLFRINRDADFSVDEKRDEDFIEAMEEVIEGRTHSPVVRMTFSSGSHRLRDELARRLGLEEQDLYEIDGPLDLGSLMDLASARDFDSLRSKAWKVYPSAAFNEEESLWDRISQRDVMLHLPYESFDPVVRFFQDAATDPQVISIKTALYRTSGNSPVIKALEQAALNGKHVTAVVELKARFDEERNISWANRLEKAGVIVVYGLARLKVHAKISMIIRREKEGIKRYVHLSTGNYNDKTARQYDDLGLFTSREEIALDASIFFNMITGYSVISSMRKLVIAPTSLKRRVLELIDRETKRSNQEHPGKIIAKLNALADTDVVEALYRASQAGVKIVLVVRGICTLIPGVPGLSENIRVISIIGHYLEHSRIYYFSNGGAEEYYLASADWMPRNLERRVELMFPVLQEDIKVRLRKILDSYCRDNQQARELKSDASWRHLAPAQGEDLVSAQEHFLAAAAKAGGNFWTPRNEFVVRRGAPGGQ; from the coding sequence ATGACAAGTGGCAATAATTTATCAGACAAGGATACTAACATTCTTCGCTCCTCACTCCCCACTGCTCATTTTTTCAACCGGGATCTTTCCTGGATTGACTTTAACGGACGGGTACTGGAGGAGGGGCTGCGGCAGGATCTTCCTCCCCTGGATCGGTTTTGGTATTTTTCAATTTTTTCATCCAACTTTGACGGGTTCTTTATGGTCCGGGTGGCGGCAATGAAACAGGCATTGCGAGCCGGCGCCGGGCCTGATCCTTCGGGATTACGACCCGAGGAGCAGCTTAGTAAAACTGCGGAAAAGACCCGTTCTATGATACTCCGTCAGTATGACTGCCTCCAGAACGAACTGTTTCCCCTCCTCGCCCGGGAAGGACTGGAACTGGTACGCCCGGATACCTATTCCATAACCCAGATGGACTATCTGGAATCCTATTTTCTGGGCCAGGTTTATCCCATCCTGACACCCCTACGGATCGAAGCGGATGAAAAGCTACCCTTTATTTCGGGTAATGATCTTAACGTCGCCTTTCTTATGGAGCCGGAACAGGCTGATGGGGAGGCGGAGGATCATATTGCCATTATCCAGCTCCCCCATGCGCTTGACCGGATTATCTGGCTGCCCCGGGATACTTCGACGGATAGTTCCCCTGATGGGCTCCCTGATTCTGTTAGCAGAACCTGCTGGGCTCTGCTGGAGGATTTAGTGTTGACCTGGGGGGCCTATCTTTTTCCGGGATATCGTGTTAAAGAAACTATGCTTTTCCGGATAAACCGGGACGCAGACTTTTCGGTGGATGAAAAACGGGACGAGGATTTTATTGAAGCCATGGAAGAGGTTATCGAAGGGCGTACCCATTCGCCGGTGGTTCGTATGACCTTTTCTTCCGGAAGCCACCGCCTGAGGGATGAACTGGCCCGGCGTCTGGGGCTGGAAGAACAGGATCTCTACGAAATTGATGGTCCTCTGGATCTGGGCAGCCTTATGGATCTGGCCTCTGCCCGGGACTTCGACTCCCTCAGGAGCAAGGCCTGGAAAGTCTATCCAAGCGCCGCTTTTAACGAGGAGGAGTCCCTCTGGGACCGGATCAGCCAGCGGGATGTGATGCTCCACCTTCCCTACGAATCCTTTGACCCGGTGGTGCGCTTCTTCCAGGACGCCGCAACGGACCCCCAGGTGATTTCCATTAAAACCGCCCTTTACCGCACCAGCGGCAATTCTCCAGTCATTAAAGCCCTGGAGCAAGCCGCCCTGAACGGCAAGCATGTGACCGCAGTGGTGGAACTTAAGGCGCGGTTTGACGAAGAGCGCAATATTTCCTGGGCGAATCGCCTGGAAAAAGCCGGGGTCATCGTGGTCTACGGCCTGGCACGGCTTAAAGTTCATGCCAAGATAAGCATGATTATCCGCCGGGAAAAGGAGGGCATTAAACGGTATGTCCATCTTTCCACGGGAAATTACAACGATAAAACCGCCCGGCAATACGATGACCTGGGGCTCTTTACCTCCCGGGAAGAAATAGCCCTGGACGCTTCGATATTTTTCAACATGATCACCGGCTATTCGGTGATCAGCTCCATGCGGAAACTGGTGATTGCCCCCACATCCCTGAAGCGGCGTGTACTGGAACTCATCGACCGGGAAACAAAGCGTTCAAATCAGGAGCACCCCGGAAAAATCATAGCAAAGCTGAACGCCCTGGCAGACACGGATGTTGTTGAAGCCCTGTACCGGGCCTCCCAAGCGGGGGTAAAGATTGTCCTGGTGGTGCGGGGAATTTGTACCCTGATCCCCGGCGTACCGGGGCTGTCGGAAAATATCCGGGTGATAAGTATCATCGGCCACTACCTGGAACATTCCCGCATCTACTACTTCTCCAACGGCGGCGCAGAGGAATACTACCTTGCCAGCGCCGACTGGATGCCCCGCAACCTGGAGCGCCGGGTAGAATTGATGTTCCCGGTACTTCAGGAGGATATCAAGGTTCGACTCAGGAAAATATTAGATAGCTATTGCCGGGATAACCAACAAGCCCGGGAACTGAAAAGCGACGCTTCCTGGCGGCATCTTGCCCCCGCTCAGGGGGAGGACCTTGTCTCGGCCCAGGAGCACTTCCTCGCCGCTGCCGCCAAGGCAGGTGGAAACTTTTGGACCCCCAGGAATGAATTTGTGGTGCGCCGCGGTGCACCAGGAGGACAGTAA
- a CDS encoding HD domain-containing protein — protein MEKSTQLVAILEIGSTGIRSIIAEIHGAGQWKFLDRAGKPIALGRDVFTSGQVSRESLLECLTVLQSFREFLRGWGIADENVHCIATSALRAAKNRDLFVDRVRQETGFNFTVVEGIEENRLMYLAARFALKSDIPQFWRANSMIIDVGGGSTEIMLLRRGKMVAAHSLKLGTILIDQQSRMAMGSIRSQERYLNETIRNTSEFLNAEMVLVYVRTFVIAGSDAQLVAAMIGREINENCWIINRDDFIKFVEKVQNYSVEETVQKLHVPFTDAEGFVPGILVYKLFLERTSAAQVVVPLVSIREGMLIDMARGVDPELQEDFFSQVIASALNLGRKYHFDELHNLHVAKLSMTLFDALIHEHGMNRRERMMLEVAATLHDIGMFIRGSGHQKHGQYIVANSEIFGLHREELDIVANVIRYHRGDLPSETDISYIALQREERILMLKLTSILRVADALDRGHSQHIRSITVERKSEAILLHAQGNYDLSLERIGLEEKADLFQNVFGYKVILN, from the coding sequence ATGGAAAAATCGACCCAGCTGGTGGCCATACTGGAAATTGGATCCACCGGCATCAGATCAATTATCGCTGAGATACACGGCGCCGGGCAATGGAAATTCCTGGATCGGGCGGGGAAACCCATAGCCCTGGGCCGGGATGTATTTACCTCCGGGCAGGTATCTCGGGAGTCCCTGCTGGAATGTCTTACGGTGCTCCAGAGTTTCCGGGAATTCCTGCGGGGCTGGGGGATCGCCGACGAAAATGTCCACTGCATAGCTACTTCGGCCCTCAGGGCGGCTAAGAACCGGGATCTATTTGTGGACCGGGTACGCCAGGAAACAGGGTTTAATTTTACCGTAGTGGAGGGGATCGAGGAAAACCGGCTGATGTACCTGGCGGCGCGGTTTGCCCTGAAAAGCGATATCCCCCAATTCTGGCGGGCCAATTCGATGATCATTGACGTTGGCGGGGGGTCCACGGAAATTATGCTCCTGCGCCGGGGAAAGATGGTGGCTGCCCACAGCCTCAAGCTGGGAACGATCTTGATTGATCAGCAGTCCAGGATGGCTATGGGGTCGATCCGCTCCCAGGAACGGTATCTCAATGAGACCATCAGGAATACCTCGGAATTTCTCAATGCCGAAATGGTCCTTGTCTACGTCAGAACCTTTGTTATCGCCGGTTCGGATGCCCAACTGGTGGCGGCCATGATAGGTCGGGAGATCAACGAAAATTGCTGGATCATTAACCGGGATGATTTTATCAAATTTGTGGAAAAGGTCCAGAACTACAGTGTCGAGGAAACGGTACAGAAACTCCACGTGCCCTTTACAGATGCCGAGGGCTTTGTGCCGGGTATTCTGGTCTACAAACTGTTCCTTGAACGGACCTCCGCCGCCCAAGTGGTGGTTCCTTTGGTTTCCATCCGGGAAGGGATGCTCATTGATATGGCCCGGGGGGTGGATCCTGAATTGCAGGAAGACTTCTTTTCCCAGGTGATCGCTTCGGCGCTTAACTTGGGCCGGAAGTACCACTTTGACGAATTGCATAACCTCCATGTGGCCAAACTCAGCATGACCCTCTTTGACGCTCTGATCCACGAACACGGAATGAATCGCCGGGAGCGGATGATGTTGGAAGTGGCGGCCACCCTCCACGACATCGGTATGTTCATTCGGGGTTCCGGGCATCAAAAACATGGCCAATATATTGTTGCAAATTCGGAGATCTTCGGCCTCCACAGGGAAGAACTGGACATAGTCGCCAATGTGATCCGCTATCACCGGGGGGACCTCCCTTCTGAAACGGATATCAGTTATATTGCCCTTCAACGGGAAGAGCGGATCCTGATGCTTAAACTGACCTCCATACTACGGGTGGCGGATGCCCTGGACCGGGGCCATTCCCAGCATATCCGGAGTATTACGGTGGAACGGAAGAGCGAAGCCATACTGCTCCATGCCCAGGGAAATTATGACCTGAGCCTGGAACGGATAGGGCTGGAGGAAAAAGCCGATTTGTTCCAGAATGTATTCGGGTATAAAGTGATATTGAATTAG
- a CDS encoding MGH1-like glycoside hydrolase domain-containing protein, whose protein sequence is MTRRDFPKIHFYDQDFVDIYDKTWAWIQDCWQGEGEKSAMEGKFFSYPGSPVIQQIDAIFSSFFLVYSNRIYQAFPTLDIFYQHQEPSGAIRSAYAIENGEPVVESDNPEGLGLPLFAWAEFNLYHKSGNKKRVKDVIPILDKYNAWIDSVFKRPNGLYEVPLAATGMPNAPREEAAYPVDFNTMMAINVLYMSALADILNDKDASFQYKRQYFSLKTRLNTLMWDVDDGFYYDIDKDEKRIKVKTIAGYWPLLAEISNDDKAERIIDKLSDPTFFGAPHPFPTVAVSEPSFDETGNGFRGSVYPHLTFMVIKGLEKYQRWDLARECAIRHLYFVLDSMNPDGNHHKGNLWEAYLPLKEGPAQWPENPDFPRPQYLTYDALSTICLTIENIVGLFISLPRKTVDWIIPNLEIMGIENLSLKKNMITILSNKSGRGWEIHMESEKLYYFTINILGKKKKTLPIPSGKCSMLIDKL, encoded by the coding sequence TTGACAAGACGTGATTTCCCCAAGATCCATTTTTACGATCAGGATTTTGTGGATATATATGATAAAACCTGGGCGTGGATTCAGGACTGCTGGCAAGGGGAGGGCGAAAAAAGCGCTATGGAAGGGAAATTTTTTTCCTACCCCGGCAGCCCGGTGATTCAGCAGATTGACGCCATTTTTTCCTCCTTTTTTTTAGTCTATTCAAACCGGATTTACCAGGCTTTTCCTACTTTGGATATCTTTTACCAGCACCAGGAACCTAGTGGGGCCATACGCTCGGCTTATGCCATTGAAAATGGGGAGCCCGTGGTGGAATCGGATAACCCGGAAGGTCTGGGGCTGCCCCTCTTTGCCTGGGCGGAATTTAACCTCTATCATAAATCGGGAAACAAGAAGCGGGTAAAGGACGTTATCCCTATCCTGGATAAGTACAATGCATGGATCGATTCGGTATTTAAGCGCCCCAACGGCCTCTACGAGGTTCCCTTAGCTGCTACGGGTATGCCGAATGCCCCCCGGGAAGAGGCGGCTTATCCGGTTGATTTCAACACCATGATGGCCATCAATGTGCTCTATATGTCCGCCCTGGCGGATATTCTGAACGATAAGGATGCCAGTTTTCAGTATAAACGGCAGTATTTTTCCCTGAAAACCCGGCTGAATACCCTGATGTGGGATGTGGATGACGGCTTTTACTATGATATTGATAAGGACGAAAAACGGATCAAAGTAAAAACCATTGCCGGTTACTGGCCCCTGCTGGCTGAGATTTCCAACGATGATAAGGCGGAGCGGATCATCGACAAACTTTCGGATCCAACTTTTTTTGGCGCCCCCCATCCTTTCCCTACGGTTGCCGTATCGGAACCCAGTTTTGATGAAACAGGTAATGGCTTCCGGGGCTCGGTCTACCCTCACCTGACCTTTATGGTGATCAAGGGTCTGGAGAAGTACCAGCGCTGGGACTTGGCCCGGGAATGCGCCATCCGCCACCTCTACTTTGTACTGGACTCCATGAACCCCGACGGGAACCACCACAAGGGCAACCTCTGGGAAGCCTATCTGCCCTTAAAAGAAGGTCCTGCCCAATGGCCGGAGAACCCCGATTTTCCCCGGCCCCAGTACCTCACCTACGATGCCTTGTCCACCATCTGTCTTACCATAGAAAACATCGTCGGCCTGTTTATCTCCCTCCCTCGGAAAACCGTGGACTGGATCATCCCCAACCTGGAAATCATGGGCATCGAGAACCTTTCCCTCAAAAAGAACATGATCACCATTCTTTCCAATAAAAGCGGCCGGGGCTGGGAAATTCACATGGAAAGCGAAAAATTGTATTATTTTACTATTAATATACTGGGAAAGAAAAAGAAAACCCTGCCCATCCCCTCGGGGAAATGCTCTATGTTGATAGACAAGCTGTGA
- a CDS encoding asparaginase domain-containing protein — translation MPVYKTHISLEVRILLHTAALPAAVPGIKTFCACAAEGEKSSCPVCRGEKGAIPVLNPLAARKAYLLIRSLGCSIVKKAPYERNLNIPPIPQGSDGKPTIALSGLSITLGVDGALDILFHRRRKRIRITEVRLEEDAGRLTHSNRGKGGQPETRMDYSRAGMPSLRIRTAADFEIGEEAEVFLGELRRQIQYLEIMPGNPLPAWENVIRCNAYVAMAPYPENPVNFVKLRNLNSLNFVGKAVNTEMSRQEDIVLNGGTVVPESRLWNEAKNATEFFQNRPSDEKPRFVTEDLLPFIPGPDILEALDSFSVELPEARRNRMIAEYGLTQHQAEFVCDEKRRADYFEKTVSLGTVLPAPTLVGKLPADIPAKLPAESREAAQWMSSYIIKECNRLNLTIADSPLSPERFAEILRMLRDHRIHGSIAKQVVSAVLEDDRDPQELITERGWEQLTNRGDIKNIVTAIITANPQEVRRIREGDARPIQFLTGLIMKETGGMAEPTLVKDILREELSVSLVYVLSMGGAISGRVGEDGAVEAGDEQVLKELLSGDEFPVDASKVRFESIQVGRILSEEIVPSDWAILIETIADRLNSGTANGIVIAHGTDTLPYTAPLIYWLFADANAPIVFAASSTPPGASSEAKRTMKKAVALALGKSKGVYVVHGGKVLSPLNLKFEHIGVDGFRNWNMETPVFSGTSLLTGTLEADQYVLAQLLEDAINSMCVIRIYPGLRADYLVSLMDKGVKNFFLELYDTGTAGFREGPYSLKRAFTLGKRRGTHFYCSSQQEGIVDFTGYTSSRELWRVGAVPMGAYTTETAVARYLAASIIADSEEELTQLMDSAVFSAGEKDPV, via the coding sequence ATGCCGGTGTATAAAACCCATATTTCTCTGGAAGTCCGTATTTTACTCCATACAGCGGCCCTGCCGGCAGCTGTGCCGGGGATCAAGACTTTTTGCGCGTGTGCTGCAGAGGGAGAAAAAAGCTCCTGCCCGGTCTGCCGGGGGGAAAAGGGCGCGATACCGGTTCTCAACCCCCTGGCCGCCCGGAAGGCTTATCTCCTTATCCGGAGCCTGGGCTGTTCCATTGTCAAAAAAGCCCCCTATGAAAGGAACCTCAATATCCCCCCAATACCCCAAGGTTCGGATGGAAAACCGACAATTGCCCTTTCCGGTTTATCCATAACCCTGGGGGTGGATGGCGCCCTGGACATCCTGTTCCACCGCCGGCGCAAACGGATACGGATCACCGAGGTCCGGCTGGAGGAAGATGCGGGCCGGCTGACCCATTCGAACCGGGGAAAGGGCGGACAGCCGGAAACCAGGATGGACTATTCCAGGGCGGGTATGCCCAGTCTGCGTATACGCACCGCGGCGGATTTTGAGATTGGCGAAGAAGCCGAGGTATTCCTGGGCGAACTGCGACGGCAGATCCAATACCTGGAGATTATGCCGGGAAACCCGCTTCCCGCCTGGGAAAATGTAATCCGCTGCAATGCCTATGTGGCCATGGCCCCCTATCCGGAAAACCCGGTTAATTTTGTCAAACTGCGGAACCTCAACTCACTGAACTTTGTGGGCAAGGCGGTAAACACCGAAATGTCCCGTCAGGAGGACATAGTCCTGAACGGCGGCACCGTGGTCCCGGAAAGCCGTCTCTGGAACGAAGCGAAAAACGCTACTGAATTCTTCCAAAACCGGCCTAGCGATGAAAAGCCCCGGTTTGTCACCGAGGACCTGCTCCCTTTCATCCCTGGTCCGGATATTTTGGAAGCCCTGGATAGCTTTTCCGTGGAACTCCCCGAAGCCCGGCGGAACCGCATGATTGCCGAATACGGCCTCACCCAGCACCAGGCGGAATTTGTCTGCGACGAAAAGCGCCGGGCGGATTACTTTGAAAAAACCGTCTCCTTGGGTACGGTACTTCCAGCGCCGACTTTAGTCGGCAAGCTTCCCGCGGATATTCCAGCGAAGCTCCCCGCAGAGAGCCGGGAAGCTGCCCAGTGGATGAGTTCCTATATTATCAAGGAATGTAACCGCCTGAATCTGACCATAGCGGACTCCCCCCTAAGCCCGGAACGCTTCGCGGAGATACTCCGTATGCTCAGGGACCATCGTATCCACGGCAGCATCGCCAAACAGGTGGTAAGCGCCGTTCTGGAGGACGACAGGGATCCCCAGGAGCTTATCACAGAACGGGGCTGGGAACAGCTTACCAACCGGGGGGATATAAAAAATATTGTTACCGCAATTATTACAGCCAATCCCCAGGAGGTGCGCCGCATACGGGAAGGGGATGCCCGGCCCATACAGTTCCTCACCGGTTTGATCATGAAGGAAACCGGGGGCATGGCGGAACCGACCCTGGTAAAGGATATACTCCGGGAAGAACTATCGGTGTCCCTGGTGTACGTCCTCTCCATGGGGGGCGCCATTTCCGGCCGGGTCGGGGAGGACGGCGCCGTAGAAGCCGGAGACGAACAGGTGTTGAAGGAACTGCTCTCAGGGGATGAATTCCCTGTAGACGCCTCCAAAGTCCGGTTCGAATCCATCCAGGTGGGGCGTATCCTCTCGGAGGAGATAGTCCCCTCGGACTGGGCCATCCTGATCGAAACCATCGCGGACCGGCTCAATTCGGGCACCGCCAACGGCATTGTGATCGCCCACGGCACGGACACCCTGCCCTATACAGCCCCCCTAATCTACTGGCTTTTTGCGGATGCCAATGCCCCCATAGTTTTTGCCGCCTCCTCAACCCCCCCGGGAGCCTCTTCAGAGGCCAAGCGAACCATGAAAAAAGCGGTGGCCCTGGCCCTGGGGAAATCTAAGGGTGTCTATGTGGTACATGGCGGCAAGGTCCTCTCCCCGCTGAACCTGAAATTTGAGCACATAGGTGTGGACGGTTTCCGGAACTGGAATATGGAAACCCCGGTTTTTTCCGGCACATCCCTCCTCACGGGTACCCTGGAAGCGGATCAGTACGTACTCGCCCAGCTCCTGGAAGATGCGATAAATTCCATGTGCGTGATCCGTATTTACCCGGGCCTCCGGGCAGACTACCTGGTTTCTCTGATGGACAAGGGTGTTAAAAACTTCTTTCTGGAATTGTACGACACAGGAACCGCAGGTTTTCGGGAGGGACCCTACTCTCTCAAGCGGGCTTTTACCCTGGGCAAACGCCGGGGAACCCACTTTTATTGCAGCTCCCAGCAGGAGGGCATAGTCGACTTTACCGGCTATACCAGTTCCCGGGAACTTTGGCGTGTAGGCGCAGTCCCCATGGGGGCTTATACCACCGAAACCGCCGTGGCCCGCTACCTGGCGGCCAGTATTATTGCGGACAGCGAAG